Proteins co-encoded in one Dehalococcoidia bacterium genomic window:
- a CDS encoding pyridoxamine 5'-phosphate oxidase family protein: MPRISPKLALTSEELDRLMLESWNMRIATLGPGSRINLTPLWFAWVNGKVYFTCRGQKVVNLRRDSNATVLVDKNERFPELVGAMLQGSARVLETAEEEAADPDLEEARWQMGTKYAGGHGEAAAGRRRNNFTARGETNRWVVFEPHHVITWDNFKLASLRG; this comes from the coding sequence ATGCCCCGGATATCGCCCAAGCTGGCCCTGACTTCGGAAGAGCTGGACAGGCTCATGCTCGAGAGTTGGAACATGCGCATCGCGACCCTGGGCCCTGGCTCGAGGATTAACCTGACGCCGCTGTGGTTTGCCTGGGTGAACGGCAAAGTCTACTTCACCTGCCGCGGCCAGAAAGTCGTGAACCTGCGGCGGGACTCGAACGCGACGGTGCTGGTCGACAAGAACGAGCGCTTCCCCGAGTTGGTCGGCGCCATGCTTCAGGGCAGCGCCAGGGTGCTGGAGACGGCGGAAGAGGAAGCAGCGGACCCGGACTTGGAGGAAGCCCGCTGGCAAATGGGCACGAAGTACGCGGGCGGCCATGGCGAGGCCGCGGCCGGACGCCGGCGCAACAATTTCACCGCCCGCGGCGAGACCAACCGCTGGGTGGTCTTCGAGCCGCACCACGTGATTACGTGGGATAACTTCAAGCTCGCCAGCCTCCGCGGCTGA
- a CDS encoding NUDIX domain-containing protein, translated as MKHCGQCGALLADAGAASGHAHKLCPACGWRWYDPPVPVVLTLLTTDDGRVVYTRKDSFEPWRWTVVAGFVERGERAEDAALREVREETNLEAEIVRFMGTHFLPGRTDQLVIAFHARVTGGEPRPGSDVDAIDIAPPDPSRLREGATSQWLVRRYLEEQTATATAKADSSV; from the coding sequence ATGAAGCACTGCGGCCAATGCGGCGCGCTTCTGGCGGATGCCGGCGCCGCCTCTGGGCACGCCCACAAGCTCTGCCCTGCCTGCGGCTGGCGTTGGTACGACCCGCCCGTGCCCGTAGTGTTGACCCTCCTGACCACCGATGACGGGCGGGTGGTGTACACCCGCAAGGACAGCTTCGAGCCCTGGCGCTGGACCGTCGTCGCCGGTTTCGTGGAGCGCGGTGAGCGGGCCGAGGACGCCGCCCTGCGCGAGGTGCGCGAGGAGACGAACCTGGAGGCCGAGATAGTGCGCTTCATGGGCACGCACTTCCTGCCAGGCCGCACGGACCAGCTCGTCATCGCCTTCCACGCGCGCGTCACCGGCGGCGAGCCCAGGCCCGGCAGCGACGTCGACGCCATCGACATCGCCCCGCCGGACCCCTCACGCCTGCGCGAGGGAGCGACCTCCCAGTGGTTGGTGCGCCGCTACCTGGAAGAGCAAACCGCAACCGCTACGGCTAAAGCGGACAGCTCAGTCTGA